The genomic window GGATCTGTTGAAAAAGATTTGGATGACTTGTGGATCGGAGTGAAAGGCTAATCAAGCTCGGAGATAGCTGGTTCTCCTCGAAAGCTATTTAGGTAGCGCCTCATGTAGCACCACCGGGGGTAGAGCACTGTTTCGGCTAGGGGGTCATCCCGACTTACCAACCCGAGGCAAACTCCGAATACCGGTGAGTGACGCGTGGGAGACACACAGCGGGTGCTAACGTCCGTTGTGAAAAGGGAAACAACCCAGACCGTCAGCTAAGGTCCCGAAATCCTGATTAAGTGGGAAACGATGTGGGAAGGCTCAGACAGCTAGGAGGTTGGCTTAGAAGCAGCCATCCTTTAAAGAAAGCGTAATAGCTCACTAGTCGAGTCGGCCTGCGCGGAAGATGTAACGGGGCTAAATCAGGTACCGAAGCTACGGGTTCATCCTCTGGATGAGCGGTAGAGGAGCGTCGTGTAAGCCAATGAAGGGGAATTGAGAAGTTCGCTGGAGGTATCACGAGTGCGAATGCTGACATGAGTAACGATAAAGGGCGTGAAAAACGCCCTCGCCGGAAGACCAAGGGTTTCTGTTCGACGCTAATCGGAGCAGAGTGAGTCGGCCCCTAAGGCGAGGCCGAAAGGCGTAGTCGATGGGAAACGGGTCAATATTCCCGTACCGGACATGATTGCGATGGGGGGACGGAGAAGGCTAGGTGAGCCAGGCGTTGGTTGTCCTGGTGAAAGCAAGTAGGCCGAGTGCTCAGGTAAATCCGGGCGCTTAAAGCCGAGATGCGAAACGAACTGACCACGGTCAGGAAGTCACTGATGCCACGCTTCCAGGAAAAGCCTCTAAGCTTCAGATCATGTGCGACCGTACCCCAAACCGACACAGGTGGTCAGGGTGAGAATCCCAAGGCGCTTGAGAGAACTCGGGTGAAGGAACTAGGCAAAATGGTGCCGTAACTTCGGGAGAAGGCACGCCGGCGTAGGGTGACGAGACTTGCTCTCCAAGCCCGAACCGGTCGAAGATACCAGGTGGCTGCAACTGTTTAGTAAAAACACAGCACTCTGCCAAGTCGCAAGACGACGTATAGGGTGTGACGCCTGCCCGGTGCCGGAAGGTTAAGTGATGGTGTTATCCTCGGAGAAGCTCTTGATCGAAGCCCCGGTAAACGGCGGCCGTAACTATAACGGTCCTAAGGTAGCGAAATTCCTTGTCGGGTAAGTTCCGACCTGCACGAATGGCGTAATGATGGCCACGCTGTCTCCACCCGAGACTCAGTGAAATTGAAATCGCCGTGAAGATGCGGTGTACCCGCGGCTAGACGGAAAGACCCCGTGAACCTTTACTATAGCTTCACACTGGACGCTGATGTTGCCTGTGTAGGATAGCTGGGAGGCTTTGAACCTCGGACGCCAGTTCGAGCGGAGCCACCCTTGAAATACCAGCCTGGCATCATTGGCGTTCTCACTCAGGTCCGTTATCCGGATCGAGGACAGTGTGTGGTGGGTAGTTTGACTGGGGCGGTCTCCTCCCAAAGCGTAACGGAGGAGCACGAAGGTACCCTCAGCACGGTCGGACATCGTGCAATGAGTGCAAGAGCATAAGGGTGCTTGACTGCGAGACAGACACGTCGAGCAGGTGCGAAAGCAGGTTCTAGTGATCCGGTGGTTCTGTATGGAAGGGCCATCGCTCAACGGATAAAAGGTACTCCGGGGATAACAGGCTGATACCGCCCAAGAGTTCACATCGACGGCGGTGTTTGGCACCTCGATGTCGGCTCATCACATCCTGGGGCTGAAGTCGGTCCCAAGGGTATGGCTGTTCGCCATTTAAAGTGGTACGCGAGCTGGGTTTAGAACGTCGTGAGACAGTTCGGTCCCTATCTGCCGTGGGCGTAGGATGTTTGAGAAGGGCTGCTCCTAGTACGAGAGGACCGGAGTGGACGCACCTCTGGTGTTCCGGTTGTCACGCCAGTGGCATTGCCGGGTAGCTAAGTGCGGACGGGATAACCGCTGAAAGCATCTAAGCGGGAAGCCCCCTTCAAGATGAGACATCCCTGAGGCCTAGAGCCTCCTGAAGGGCCCAGCGAGACCAGCTGGTTGATAGGCACGGTGTGGAAGCGCTGCAAGGCGTTGAGCTAACGTGTACTAATGGCCCGTGAGGCTTGACCCTATAACACCCAAGGGGTCTGGAGCCAATGATAACGATGGCTGAATAAGCCAGAGCCGGATACGAAGAGACGATCACCGACACTACGCAGCGGCCATTGAACGCCGTTGAATCAGCTTGTTATATCACCTGTTACGCCTGACGACCATAGCGAGTGGGAACCACCTGATCCCTTGCCGAACTCAGCAGTGAAACCGCTTAGCGCCGATGGTAGTGTGGGGTCTCCCCATGCGAGAGTAGGTCATCGTCAGGCACCTATATAGAAACGCCCCATGCACACCGTGTATGGGGCGTTTTGCTGTGTGCTCTTCAAAAAAACCTTGCCCTCCGGCAGAGGGCTTTGCTTTTCTGTTCACGATTCACGATTCACGATTCACGATTCACGATTCACCATTCGATGGACTCGCCAGCCCAATCCCAGAAGCTACCAGTATCATCAGGTGTGCGTTGAGACATGACGTCCAGTAGGCTTTCTGCCACAAAATCAGGCGTAAAAAGCTTATGTTCTGGAACACGCCCTTGAAAGGGCCTGGAAAGCTCAGTATCCGTGGTGCCTGGATGCAAGCTAAGGACAATAGACTGCTTATTTAGCCGTTTAAGCTCGATCGAAAGCGTCTTCATCAACATGTTGTGGGCTGACTTGCTGGCACGATAGCTGTACCACCCCCCAAAGCCATTATCGCCAATAGACCCCACGCGCGCTGACAGGCTGCCAATCACAACAGGATGTTTGCCTTGCAAGGAACGCTTGATAGCGGCGAACAACAAGGCGGGGGTGGCCGCATTAATATGCATGACCTTGGCAAAATGATCGGCGTCGATGTCGTCCATGCGTTTTTCAGGTGCGATACTATCAGCGTCATCGTGAAGAATGCCGATGGCGTTAAACACCAAGTGGACGGGTTGTTTATCGAGGTGCTGTTGAAGAGCGCTCCGCCCGTCTTCCTGGCTAACATCCGCCGTCAATGTTTCGATACGCGGATCAGCAAATTCCAGCGGTGAACGACTGACCGCAATAATACGTGAAGGTCGCTGTGAAGCAGATAACGCCTTGACTACTGCCTGACCAATACCACCGCCAGCGCCAACCACTACGGCAGTAAACGCATCAGGTAAATGGGGCAATAACATGAAGGACTCCAGAACAGAGGATGATGCTCTATTGAAGCCTTTTGTATAATGGTTGTCTATGTTTAATAGAGATATTTGCGAGGCAAGCGTGATGTGAGAGCATCAAGCTGAAGCATTGATACGACCAGGCTGAGCACTATTGCGGCCATCGGGCTTATAGAGTGTCTTTTCAGCAATCTGGCGGATATAGTCAAGCATTTGCTGGTTGTGTTTCATACGCAAAGAGAGCATCTGCCCGGTCAGGTCATTCATACGCGCCACGCGTTCACTTTTGATCAGAAGGCTTTGCCAGTCCTCCTGGCAGTTGGCATCCTGGGCGGCCTGTTTGGCGCCAGCGTGACCAGCAGGATAACCAAGACGCTTTTGTACATCGCGGCGTAGTGCTTCCATCTTATCCAATTCAGCGAGCAGTAACTGTTTCTCTTCAGCTAGGCGTGCCAACGCCTCACCATCGATATCACCTTGAGTAAGGAGCTTCTGCTCCTGTTCCATCAAGCTGATCAGGTGATCCATACGTGTTTGCTGTGTCGCGAGAAGGCGTGAAAGGCTCATCAATATTTCCTCACAGGCATTACCATCACAGATAGTTCTCAGACATCAAGCTTTGACAGTAAGCCATCAGCAATGCGTTCAGGGTTAATTTCCATGCGACCCTCGCGAATAGCCGTGCGAATCTCATCCACCTTGGCGCTGTCAATATCCTGGGATACATCCATGCTTTGCTGGCTCAGCCGGGTTTCAGACGTTGCCGCAGCACTGGAATCGGTCGTTTTCTGCATTTGCGCTCGCTGCGCATCATCGCGCTGCTGGGCCTGGTTAGGGCGCAAAAGCGAATTCAATGTGTCAATTTTCACGTTGTTTGCCTCCATCAACATGGGTAGGCGGTGATGCGCCAATGATACAACTATCGGCACACATCAAAAAAACTTTAGCACTCAGGTTAGAAATCAATCATCAAAAGTCCATCCCCCACGACACGTGCTTCAAGAATATCCCGGGAGCCAAAGCGGACGCGTATGCGCTCGCCTTCAGCACCATTGTCCATGGCTTCACCTTCGCGGGAAACCTGAAACGCATTACCTTGAGCAATAACGTTCACCCGTTGGCCACGCTTTACCAGTAAAGGTGCTTGAATATCATGAGGTTGAAGTGTGCTGCCACTACGGATAGGCCGACGGGCGACCTTGCCAATAATCTCTTGGGGATCCGTTATGGTGCGGGATGTAAGGTCTCCAAGATTACCCTGTTGCTGACCAAGCATAGCCGCATTGATCGTCGCACCACGGGGAATATCTTGGGCGGCCACGGCATATTCGCCGATAACATCAACGGTTGCCTGCAAATAGCGCACCTGACGCTGATTTTCGCCACAACGCACACCCACGTTGACGCGACCCAAAGGTGACTGATCAGCATTTGGCAAAAACGGTTCGGGACCAATACAAGCGGATAAGTGCGGCGAAGAGGGGCGTAATTCGATGATCACCTCTTCACCTAACGCCTGAGTCTGCTCATATAAAAATTGTTGCACCCGTTGGGTGAGCGCTTGGTCATCAGCATGTACCGCCATGGAAGCCAGTGTCAGAGCCAGCCCGGTTGCAAGCAGCATACGGATATCCCGCCAGATGGAATGCAGCCCATCAAAAAGAGCGTTGAGCATAGAAGCCTGCAAAGTTAGTGAAGCGGTCAGGAGCTTTAGAGTCTACGCAATGAACTCAGCGGCATCAGCAGAAATACAGGGCGAAAAAACGGCTGTTCTCTGCTTTAGGCTGACGACTGCACGGGTATTCTTCATGCTGATAAATTTTCTTTTTTTAACATTTCGCACAGTGCGAGGTTAGGCATGATTGATCAGCTTGAATCTGCCTTTAATTATCATCAGCAGGCACTAGGCTTGCGTCACGCCCGTCATGAAGTCTTGGCAGCGAATATTGCTAATGCCGATACGCCTAATTACAAGGCGCGTGATATTGATTTTAGCAGTGAGCTAAAGCGTGCTGTGGATAGCGGTGTGCAGGCATCCCAAGAGCAAGGCGGTCTGGCATTGGCATTGACCTCACAGCGTCATTTGCCTGGTCAAGGGCCTGCGATGAGCGGCGCAAATAATCTTGATCTTTTCTACCGTGTGCCTGACCAACCCAGCCTGGACGGCAATACGGTTGATATGGATGAAGAGCGCACTCAGTTTGCCGATAACGCCGTGCGCTATCGCGTTGGGCTTTCCATGCTCAACAGCCGTATTCAGGGGCTGAAAAGCGCCATGCAGCCAGAATAACCAGGAGCACCTATCGCCATGTTTTCCGCCTTCGACATTTCAGGCTCTGCCATGAACGCGCAATCCCAGCGCATGAACGTGACTGCCAGCAACCTTGCTAACGCTGACAGTATTGCTGGGCCGGAGGGTGAAACCTACCGCGCCAAGCAGGTGATGTTTGAAACCCAGGCGCAAAATAACCGCTATGGGGTTGGCGGCGTACGGGTCACTGAAGTGGTGGAAGACGATTCTCCCCTGCGTCGCGAGTATTTGCCTAACCACCCAGCGGCTGACGAAGAAGGCTATGTGACCAAACCTAACGTTGAGCCGGCCCATGAAATGGTCAATATGATTTCAGCCTCGCGCTCTTATCAAGCCAATGTGGAAGTTTTCAATACCAGCAAGCAGTTACTGATGCAGACGCTGACGCTGGGTGAGGGGTAAACCATGATAGACGGTATTAATCCAGCCACGCTCAGCAATATCAACGGTGGCGGAGCCAAGTTAAGTGAAAACGAGTCTGACGAGCTGCGTCAGAGTTTCCTGACCCTGTTGATCACTCAGCTAGAGAATCAGGATCCGCTGAACCCGATGGAAAATGCGGAAATGACCTCCCAGCTGGCTCAGATCAATACCGTCAGTGGTATCGAACAGCTTAACGAGACATTGCAAGGTATTACCCAGCAGATGGATGCCGGCAAAATGCTTCAGGCTTCTGGCCTGATTGGTAACGCCGTGCTGGTGCCTGGCAACAGTGTCAAGGTGGGTAGCAATGAAGACGGCTCGGTCAACGCTACACCTTTTGGTGTTGAGTTGGATCAGCCTGCCCAGCGCCTTGAGACTACGGTACGCAGCCAGGGCGGTGAAGTGGTTTATACCGAGCAGGTAGAGAACGTTAATGCGGGTGTCCAGTCGTTCAGCTGGGATGGCTTGAATAGCGATGGTGAGCCGTTACCGCCAGGGGATTACCGGGTCAGCCTGAATGCGATTGATAGCGAAGGCGAGGAAATGGATTCACAGGCTCTTAACTATGCGCTGGTGCAAGGTGTTTCACCCGCTGAAAGTAATGGCGAAGTGCGTCTTGATCTCGGTGCCGTCTACGGTCAGGTAGGCCTGGAGCAGATCAAGCAGATTCTTTGAATTTTTAGTTATCTATAAACATTAAGTTAAAGACGTTTTTAACAATAAAGACGTTTTAGACAATCAGGCTTTGGTGAGGAAACAACGATGTCATTTACAACCGCAGTGGCAGGCCTTAACGCCCAATCAGATAAGCTGAACTCGGCAGGCAATAATATCGCTAACTCTCAAACGCGGGGCTATAAAAGTTCTGACGTCCTGTTTGCCGATGTGTTTGCGGCGTCCCGAGGGATTGGTGTGAAGGTATCTGATGTACGCCAGGACTTTACTCAAGGAAGTATCGAAAATACTGGGCGTAACCTGGACTTGGCGATTGCCGGTGACGGCTTCTACCGTCTGGAGCGCTCCACTGGTGAAGTTGGCTATTCACGTAACGGCGAGTTCAACATTACGGCGACTGGCGATATTGTTAATGCTCAAGGCGATAAGCTGATGGGTTATGGTATGGATGAGACCATCACAGAAGCGGCTGATGGTGAATTACCATTCCCGTTCTCAGACGTTGTGGTGGGTGGCGCGCCGCAGGCTTTGAATGTGCCACCTGATGATATTCCTGCCAAGGCCACTACAGAAGTCAATGCCTTACTGAATCTGGATGCTACGGTACAGGCTGGAGCAGATCTTAGTACTATAGAAATAAATATCCCACCAGGTGGTGGTCCAGGGGATGAGCTCAACTACCATTTTTCTAACAACTTCACCGCTTATGACTCTTTAGGCAACGCGATAAATGTTGCAACATATTTTGAGAGGACTGCAGTAGCTGATGAGACTAGCAACGTTTGGCAAGCTACTGTTGTCACTGATGGTGAAGAACAAGGCTCATTTACTTTAGAGTTTGGAACTAACGGTAAAATCCTAACCGATGCAGATGGCGTTGTTACTGGAGTAGGAGGAGCAGACGTAACGCTAGGTAGTGACGGTGCTAGCGCAACCGTTGCAGGTATTCCTGGAGGTGATGTCGCCAACCCGCTAGACATTGAATTTCGCTTCGATGGCACCACCCAATTCGCCGCCGACTCTCTACAGAAAGAGCTGAATCAAGATGGTTTCACTTCAGGTGCCCTGGCAGGTATTACCGTCACCGAAGATGGCCAGATTCAGCGTAACTTTACCAACGGTGAAACCCGCGCTGCTGGGCAAATTGCCCTGGCCAGCTTTCGTAATGAAGAAGGTCTGAATCCGATTGGTAATAACCTGTGGTCCGCCACCAATGCGTCGGGCCTTGAAAACCTTGGTGCGCCGGGTACCGGCAGTTTCGGTCAGATTCAGGCGGAAGCTGTGGAAGCCTCCAACGTGGACCTGGCCAGTGAACTGGTTGATACGATTATCGCTCAACGCGCCTATCAGGCGAACTCCAATACCATCAGTACCCAGGATGAACTGCTGCAGACCATTATCAACCTGTGATGATGGTCTACTCGCTTGATTTTCTGACCGTCAGGAGGCCAGCGTGGATCGAATGCTCTATACCGCAATGAGTGGTGCCAAGCACAGCATGGATCAGCAATCCGTGGTGAGTAACAACCTGGCCAACGTCACCACCACGGGGTTTCGTGCCCAGTTTGATGCCGTGCGCTCAGTGCCCATCCAGGGCGAAGCGCGTTTGGATTCGCGTACGCATGCGGTGACCACAACACCGGGCAGCGACTTTTCCCAGGGCCCGCTGGAACAGACAGGGCGTGCCCTGGATGTGGCCATGCAGGGCGATGCTTTTCTGGCCGTTCAGTCTGAAGATGGCAGCGAAACCTACACACGCCGTGGCGATCTGCAGATTGATGCCGACGGCATAGTGTTAAATCTGGGTCGGCCGGTGGTGGGTGACGGTGGGCCAATCAATGTACCGCAAGGGGCTGAAGTCTTTATCGGTGCAGATGGTACCTTGAGTGCCATTCCTCAGGGTGAAGGCCCTGAAGCCTTGGTGGATGTTGGGCGTCTCAAGCTGGTAACACCGGAAGCGGGCGAACTGACCCGCGGTGAAGATGGCCTATTTCGCGCCTCGGAAAATGAAGAAGGTGAGCCGGGAGAGTTGGCAGCCGATGACAATGCCCGTCTGGTCAGTGGTTCGCTGGAAGGCAGTAACGTCAGCGCGGTGGACGCTATGGTATCAATGATTGATGTGGCACGCCGTTACGACCTGCAAATGAAGGTGATCAGCACTGCAGATGAAAATGCCCAACGCGCCAACGGCATCCTTTCGATTCAAGGCTGATAAAGCCAAGCAGCCAAAGGAAACAATCCAATGATCTCATCTCTCTGGACAGGCAAAACCGGCCTGGAAGCACAGCAAACCAAGCTGGACGTGATTTCCAACAACTTGGCGAACGTCAGCACCAACGGCTTTAAGCGCTCACGGCCGGTATTTGAAGATCTGCTCTATCAGAATATGCGCCAACCAGGCGCGCAGAATAATATCCAGGATCGCTTGCCGTCAGGTATGCAGGTCGGTACCGGGGTGCGTTCTGTGGCTACCGAGCGTCTGCACACTCAGGGCGGCCTGGAGCAGACCGAAAACTCGCGGGACTTGGCCATTAATGGCCAAGGTTTTTTTCAGGTACTGATGCCGGATGGCACCACGGCCTATACCCGTGATGGCAGTTTCCAGCTGAATGAAAACGGCCAGATGGTCACGGCGAATGGCTACCCGCTGGAACCGGCCATTTTTATTCCGCCTAATGCCTTGACGATCACCATTGGCGAAGACGGCACGGTAAGCGTCAAGGAACCAGGCAACCCCTTAGGTAATGAAGTCGGCCAGGTAAATCTGGCATCCTTTATTAATCCGACTGGGCTTGAAAGCATTGGCGGTAATCTGTATCTCGAAACCGGGTCATCTGGTGCACCCAACCAGAATGTTCCCGGCCAGAACGGTACCGGAAGCCTTTTCCAGGGCTATGTCGAGACCTCTAATGTCAGCGTGGTAGAAGAAATGGTCACCATGATCCAGACCCAGCGCGCCTACGAGATCAACAGCAAATCCATCTCCACCAGTGATGAAATGCTGGCACGTTTGAGCCAGCTGTAATGGTGAGGTTTCCAGCATGAGCCAGTGGTTAACCCATTACGGTCAGCGTCTAGCGCTGTGCGGGTTAGGCCTGCTATTAATCCTTGTGTCTGGCTGCGCGCAGGTTCCCCGCGCCTCTGTGGTCGGGGAGCAGGAGCAGATCTCGATTGTCGATCGCCCGCCGCCGGTGGCTAACGGTTCCATCTATCAGGCGCGCCGAGGCTACCAGCCGCTATTTGAGGATCGGCGCCCGCGCTCGATTGGCGATATTCTGACCATCGTTCTAGATGAAGAAGTCAGTGCCAGCAAAAACGCTCAGTCCAATGCTGGCCGTGAAGGCAGTGCCGGGCTGGAGCTGGAGCAGCTCCCAGATGTCTTGGACACCTTGGCGGATTTCGGGTTTAACGTCTCCGGAAACAGTGATTTTTCCGGCAGTGGTGGCTCCCAGGCTTCCAACTCCTTTACCGGTACGATTACGGTGTCGGTGCTTGAAGTGATGAGTAACGGTAACCTCAGGGTGCGCGGTGAAAAGCAGATCGCGATTAATCAGGGAACCGAGTTCATCCGCTTTTCCGGTGTGGTGAACCCGCGCACTGTAACGGCCCAGAACACGGTGCCTTCCACTCAGGTGGCGGATGCGCGGATTGAGTACGTGGGTGATGGCTATATCAATGAGGCCCAGACCATGGGGTGGCTACAGCGTTTCTTCCTGAACGTATCGCCTTTCTAGGTTAACTGAACGGCAAGCAGGCATTCTGATGCACAGTCAGCAATTCGATGAAATCAAGCAAGCCACTAACAGACGAAAACGTTGGCAGTCTCTGGGTGCTTTTGCCCTGGTCTGCCTGATGGCGTTACCCGTGCAGGCTGAGCAGGTGCGCGAACTGACCACTTTTGCTGGGGTGCGTGACAACCAGCTGGTAGGCTACGGTCTGGTAGTGGGCCTGGATGGTACCGGTGACCAGACGACTCAGGCGCCTTTTACCAGCCAGAGTCTGACCAATATGCTTTCCCAGTTGGGGGTAACGGTGCCGAGCGGAACCAACCTGCAGTTGCGCAATGTAGCAGCGGTGATGGTGACCGCCAATCTGCCGCCTTTTGCTCGCCCCGGTCAGGATCTGGATATTGTGGTTTCTTCTATTGCCAATGCGCGTAGCCTGCGCGGCGGTACTCTGTTGATGACGCCTCTGAAGGGCGCCGACGGTGATACCTACGCCATCGCCCAGGGTAATATGCTGGTGGGTGGTGCCGGTGCCGAAGCCGGGGGTAGCAGTGTGCAGATCAATCAGCAGGCATCAGGCCGGATTCCCAATGGCGCCATGGTTGAGCGAGAAGTGCCGCTAAATCTGGGCGCTAATGGCGGTACCCTGGAGCTACAACTTAACGAGGCGGATTTTGGCACAGCGCAGCGCATGGTCACGGCGATCAACGATGAGTTTGGTAGCCCGGTAGCCTATGCCCGCAACGGCGGCGTCATTGCTCTGGATGGCCCCGCGGATGATAACGCTAGAGTCAACTTCATGGCACGGGTAGAAAACATCAATATGACGCCTAACCGCGCGCGCGCCAAGGTGGTCGTCAATTCACGTACAGGTTCGGTAGTGATGAATCAGGCGGTTACTTTGCAGCAAGCCGCAGTGGCTCACGGTAGCCTGTCGATCATGATTGATGCCCGTTTTGGGGTCAGCCAGCCCAACTCGCTGGGGCAAGGCGAGACCGTCGTGGTGCCTGATACGGATGTGGATATCGAGCAGCAGGAAGCCTTCCTGCAGATTGTTGAAGGCGCTGCCCTGAACGAAGTGGTCAATGCACTGAATGCACTGGGTGCCACGCCGCAAGATCTGATGTCGATTCTGGAAGCCCTGAGAGTCGCTGGCGCTTTGCGCGCTGAACTGGAGGTGATCTAGTGAGCATCAATCAGGATATGACCGGCCAGTTCGCGCTGGATATGCAAGGTTTTCAACGCCTTCAGCACACCGCACGCACCAATCCTGAGCAAGGCGTTGAAAGCGCTGCCCAGCAGTTTGAGGCGATCTTCGTGCAGATGATGATCAAAAGCATGCGTGAGGCAGTGCCAACCTCCGGCTTGATGAACAGTCAGGCCACGGATTCTTATCAGTCGATGCTTGATCAGCAGTGGTCACAGGTGATTGCCTCCAAGGGGATGGGGCTGGCCGATGCCCTGGTCAACCAGCTTGAGCGTCAGGGCGCTTTTCAGCGTAGTGAGAGCGTTGCCGGGAAAGATAGCGATACTCAGGCGTTGATTGCCGGTATCCCTCGTGGCACTCCTCAGCCGCTGAGTGGTAAGGATTCCCTGGCAGTTGAGACGCCGCAGGGCGCGGCTGATGCTAGTGATTTTCTGAACCAGATTGAAACCAGCCGCACAGCGCCCCCGCCATCAGTGGCGCCAGAAGCGCCAGGTGCCGAACCAAGGTCCACCCAGTCTGATCATGTGCAGCAGTTCAAGGCGACTCTGGCTGAACCTGCCCAACAGGCCAGCCAGGTTACCGGTGTACCGGCTGAGCTGATTCTGGCCCAGGCTGCGCTGGAAACCGGCTGGGGGCAGCATGCCATCTCAACTCAGGACGGCCAGAACAGCCACAATCTGTTTGGTATTAAGGCAGGCAGCCGCTGGGAAGGCAAAACCACGGACATTGTGACCCACGAATATATCGGCGGGAAACGGACTCAGGTAGTTGATACCTTTCGCGTTTATGATTCCTACACTGATGCTTTTACCGACTACGCTTCGCTGATCGGCAACAATCCGCGCTATGGTGAGGTTGTCAACGCAGATAGCCCGCAACAGGCAGCGCAAGCTCTGCAGACCGGTGGCTACGCAACCGACCCGCGCTACGCTGACAAATTGGTGGCCGTCATGCAGACCCTTGGCCAACTGGAAACGGGTAACTTGCTGGCCCAATCACGCTAATCAAACTTGACCCTCAAGTATTGAGGCATCAGGCCGATAACTAGCCCATCGGCTTAAGGAAAATGACCATGAGCATGTTCTCGATAGGGTTAAGCGGCCTGAATACCGCACAAAGTGCCCTCAATACCACCAGTAATAACATCAGCAATGTCTACACACCCGGCTATAACCGGGAAATTGCTCAGCTGGGTGAAGGTCCCGCAGGCTCAAAGGGCGTTCAGGTCAATGATATCGAGCGCCAGTTCAACCGCTTTGTGGCTGATCAGCTTAACGATGCCAAAACGCAGTCCAGCGCGTTGCAGGCCTACGAAGGGCAGATTAACCAGATTGATAACCTGCTGGCGGATCGCGATGCGGGCCTTGCCCCGCTAATGCAGAACTTCTTTTCCTCACTTGAAGACCTTTCCAGCGCCCCCTCAGACCCGGCGGCGCGTCAAGGCGTTATTGGCGCGGCCCAGACAATGACGGCTCAGTTCCGTTCGTTTGATGGCTATTTGCAGGATATGCAAAGCAACGTCAACAGTGAAATCAAGGATGAAATCATCCAGATCAATAATACGACCAAACAGATTGCTGGGTTGAATCGTGAAATCGCCCTGGCGCGCGCTCAAACCGGTGAAGCGCCCAATAGTATGTTAAACCAGCGTGATCATCTGATATCCGAACTGAACGAGTCGATGGATATCCGCCTGAATATTCAGGATGGCAAATCCTATAACGTCAGCCTGCCGAACGGGCAGCCTCTGGTGACAGGCACTAATGCGCTGAAGCTTGAACCGGTAGCGTCAGACCTAGATCCTCAGAGGACGGTGGTTGGCTATAGAGATGCCAATGGTAAGGTGACCGAGCTGGATGAAAATCTGATTCAGGGAGGCCAGCTAGGTGGCCTGATGAGCTTTCGTCAGGAAACTTTGGATCGCACTCAAAATCAGGTTGGTCAACTGTCAGTGGCATTAACAACTGCCTTTAATGAGCAGCACAGGCAAGGCTTCGATCTCAATGCTAAGCAAGGCGAAAACTTTTTTACTATTGGTGAGCCGCAAGGGTATAGCCGTTCTGATAATAGTGCAGATATTTCTTCTATTGCGTTTGACCCTACGCGCGTTGATGACTTGCGTGCAGCAGATTATCAGGTGAAGTACGACAACGGTACGTTTACTGTTACGCAGCAAGATACAAAAAAAGAAGTTGATGCTGATTGGGATGGAGAAGTTCTCGCATTTGGCGGTGTAAACATGACTTTTACTGGCGCACTCTCTAATGGTGATACCTT from Halomonas sp. CH40 includes these protein-coding regions:
- a CDS encoding SDR family NAD(P)-dependent oxidoreductase, which codes for MLLPHLPDAFTAVVVGAGGGIGQAVVKALSASQRPSRIIAVSRSPLEFADPRIETLTADVSQEDGRSALQQHLDKQPVHLVFNAIGILHDDADSIAPEKRMDDIDADHFAKVMHINAATPALLFAAIKRSLQGKHPVVIGSLSARVGSIGDNGFGGWYSYRASKSAHNMLMKTLSIELKRLNKQSIVLSLHPGTTDTELSRPFQGRVPEHKLFTPDFVAESLLDVMSQRTPDDTGSFWDWAGESIEW
- the flgN gene encoding flagellar export chaperone FlgN; this encodes MSLSRLLATQQTRMDHLISLMEQEQKLLTQGDIDGEALARLAEEKQLLLAELDKMEALRRDVQKRLGYPAGHAGAKQAAQDANCQEDWQSLLIKSERVARMNDLTGQMLSLRMKHNQQMLDYIRQIAEKTLYKPDGRNSAQPGRINASA
- the flgM gene encoding flagellar biosynthesis anti-sigma factor FlgM, yielding MKIDTLNSLLRPNQAQQRDDAQRAQMQKTTDSSAAATSETRLSQQSMDVSQDIDSAKVDEIRTAIREGRMEINPERIADGLLSKLDV
- the flgA gene encoding flagellar basal body P-ring formation chaperone FlgA: MLLATGLALTLASMAVHADDQALTQRVQQFLYEQTQALGEEVIIELRPSSPHLSACIGPEPFLPNADQSPLGRVNVGVRCGENQRQVRYLQATVDVIGEYAVAAQDIPRGATINAAMLGQQQGNLGDLTSRTITDPQEIIGKVARRPIRSGSTLQPHDIQAPLLVKRGQRVNVIAQGNAFQVSREGEAMDNGAEGERIRVRFGSRDILEARVVGDGLLMIDF
- the flgB gene encoding flagellar basal body rod protein FlgB; the encoded protein is MIDQLESAFNYHQQALGLRHARHEVLAANIANADTPNYKARDIDFSSELKRAVDSGVQASQEQGGLALALTSQRHLPGQGPAMSGANNLDLFYRVPDQPSLDGNTVDMDEERTQFADNAVRYRVGLSMLNSRIQGLKSAMQPE
- the flgC gene encoding flagellar basal body rod protein FlgC, which encodes MAMFSAFDISGSAMNAQSQRMNVTASNLANADSIAGPEGETYRAKQVMFETQAQNNRYGVGGVRVTEVVEDDSPLRREYLPNHPAADEEGYVTKPNVEPAHEMVNMISASRSYQANVEVFNTSKQLLMQTLTLGEG
- a CDS encoding flagellar hook assembly protein FlgD; this translates as MIDGINPATLSNINGGGAKLSENESDELRQSFLTLLITQLENQDPLNPMENAEMTSQLAQINTVSGIEQLNETLQGITQQMDAGKMLQASGLIGNAVLVPGNSVKVGSNEDGSVNATPFGVELDQPAQRLETTVRSQGGEVVYTEQVENVNAGVQSFSWDGLNSDGEPLPPGDYRVSLNAIDSEGEEMDSQALNYALVQGVSPAESNGEVRLDLGAVYGQVGLEQIKQIL
- the flgE gene encoding flagellar hook protein FlgE yields the protein MSFTTAVAGLNAQSDKLNSAGNNIANSQTRGYKSSDVLFADVFAASRGIGVKVSDVRQDFTQGSIENTGRNLDLAIAGDGFYRLERSTGEVGYSRNGEFNITATGDIVNAQGDKLMGYGMDETITEAADGELPFPFSDVVVGGAPQALNVPPDDIPAKATTEVNALLNLDATVQAGADLSTIEINIPPGGGPGDELNYHFSNNFTAYDSLGNAINVATYFERTAVADETSNVWQATVVTDGEEQGSFTLEFGTNGKILTDADGVVTGVGGADVTLGSDGASATVAGIPGGDVANPLDIEFRFDGTTQFAADSLQKELNQDGFTSGALAGITVTEDGQIQRNFTNGETRAAGQIALASFRNEEGLNPIGNNLWSATNASGLENLGAPGTGSFGQIQAEAVEASNVDLASELVDTIIAQRAYQANSNTISTQDELLQTIINL